The genomic interval ATTTTGGTTGAATGCCaacctcctccccccccccaaaaaaaaaaaaaaattccatctTGGTCTTCCTAGGTGTCCTTAtttattgacattttttccTATTATTCACAATCAATAGCACCAAAATGCTACCTCAGTCCCTCATCACAATCAGTGTGAAGGCCTTGAATGAATGCAATGAAAATGTGATGTCAGCGCGTGCAATGGGGTGAAAAGATTGCCCAGGGATTGAATAGCAGAATAAAGGGTATGGGGAAAGTCCATCCTTGCGGTATAGCAAGCCATCGTTTGTCAGCATTTTAAAACAACCCCTCATATCTTTAGGGCCCTATAACCGATGGTAGTGATGACTGTAGAGCTGCATGATTCCTACTACAGATTTCATTGGCCATTAGGTGCAATCGATTACGAAAATCAATCACTTagtggcccgaattcacaaaggtggttttgaaaacccatggttgagtccatggtttatgcagatttcctgtataaattacgcttaaaaAATACCGCGTATATAAacaaatgtccaatgctgatgcgcgcttttgtcacagtgcgccaaattgacgcctgttgccgtggttatccgcgctattttattcatgagtccaccgtattgaataatgagtccactcttcaaacagtggactaatgaataaaatagcgtatataaccatggtaacaggcgtcaatttggcgcactgtgacaaaagcgtgcatcagcattggacattttttatacacatgcccgatacgcgctaaattaagcgtaatttatacaggaaatctgaataaaccatggattttcaaaatcacctttgtgaatttgggccattaggtttcttctctctctccctccctcctcctcctccttctcatcATCCTTCTTCTACTCTCCCTCCATGCTAAAATACCTAAGAGGTGCCTCTCTTACGATACTCTCATATCACACTGCATCACGCATAAAAAGTAGAACTAATCGCGATGCAGGCAGATAAGAAAGGTCAGAGGTCAGACTATATCATATTCACAAAAACCACATACAAACTAAGTACCTCGTCATAAGTTCCACTGGGGGGTGTTGCAAAGACTGTGGTAGCTATTTTTCTCTGAACCCATCCCATATCAGCAAATGTGAAATACCTGAAAAGACAGTGTAAATTTCATAAGATATTAGGATAATCTATAACAATATTCTACGAAATAAGGAACAAACTAAATAGaaacaagtggagcacctctggcagtcttgcctgcattacgcgatttgatatagcagcagtgctgactttgaaaacagctattgaataattatacgcaaaataaacattaatatgatagtaaaatactatgtccattgacccaaaatgacctttgaccatgatcatgtgacttaaaacgtgtgcaaaacaatcagcattcatacttgattaccattatgtctatgtttcatgaactagatccataaactttctaagttatgatgacaaatcCACAAATACTCCCCAAATTAccagtttgttgaccctaaatgacctttgaccttggtcatgtgacttgaaactcgcacaggatgttcagggatacttgatttaacttatgtccacgtttcatgaactagatccatatattttctaagttatgacgatatttcaaaaacataaccttggttaagatttcaatgttgatggtGCCACCGCCGTCGCTGTGGGAAAAGTGGCACCTATAATCTTGCTGTGCTAAGCAGCCAAGGCAATTAAAAAGGCATATTAAAAGGTAATTGTCTCTtctaaaagaaacaacaccCTTAAAAGGACAATGTATAAATTAGACAAAGATATGAGGAACATCTATAGAATATTTCTATATCAAGTGCTCAACAGCATGGGCCATAGCAGTGATTGGAAAGGATATTGTTCTTTGTTGGATATGATATTGACTTTTGCAGAGGATTATCTAAAAATTAGAACCATAATAAAAAATAGTAGTTCAATCTTTGTTAATACTTAAACTTAAAGCCTATCTAAAGTTTCGGTAAAGGATAAGGAGTGTCACCTAATAttccaatgtaaaaaaaaaatagaatgattttcacgaaatcacgtttttagTTGTTGCAATTTTGGGTTTGGCATTTACTTACACAATGTTGTATAATTTGGGAATTATGTAACTGGGCATTTACATATTTGGCTTTAAAAGTTGTGCAAGATCaagttacagaaaaaaaagtccTGAAAAAATGACACTGACAAAGCTCATCAAATGGATTTATCGCAAAATGTCTTATCATGGTTAAATAAAAACTAGTCTAAAAACTATCACCTCATAAACCTTTTCTTTGAATGTGCTTTCAAGAGCTTATATCACTTATATTTCATATGTTAATTACAATACTCACCAACGACCAAGCAAATGTATAGATGTAGCATCCTGAGGGTTCAATTCCGTGGCTCGCTGTAtgcaatattgatttaaaaaaaagcttcatTAGCATCTTGCATAATCCATACCAATATGGCTGACAGTTTTGCAGGCAAACCAAATCAAATTTGTGCCCCCTGACCCACATGCCGTTCCCGCATTTCTTTGCATGTTCATGtactgtaatttttttattctaatgtAATGTGTATGTACTTTTTATattggtcaaataaataataataaataataataataataataaaactccTAAATGGATTTATGACGAGTGTaggaaatgattttatttcataagggctatttatgattttttattcacattgtgGAAATTGATTATTCTTTCATTTAAAGGGCTATTTGTATGTGCGAGAAGCAGTTATGTGACCAATGCAAATATCTTCTTTCTGCTGGatgtagaatattgattttctaaatattcttgAATATGGATTGCATTGGATCTTGGGTCAACTGTTAAGTCAGCCCAAAGCATTCAATTTGGGGGATTTTGGGGGCAATTTGGACTGTGATAAAGGCAAAATTACCCATCACCCCCATGTCTTTCTTTCGCTGCTTATGAATCAGGGGAAGGATGTTAGAGCAGGGGGGGGGctggaaaaattatttttcagatattGCCCACCAGTGTGGTATAGTAATTATCTCCTTCATCTTAAGTGAAATCTCATCTACACATTAAAGTTCACTCCAAATAATCTTGAAAACCTATCCTGTACCAAACTGAATAACTTAATAttcataattaataatttattattaatcatattttctGTTGCTGCTTTAAAAAAGTTTATGTTTGCTATGGGTTAATTTTAGGCACCATAAGCATTCATTTGATATGCATCAAAACAGCATTGCTAGCTATCATTATCATGAATGGACAGGTATACACAGCAGACAAACAGAAAACTTTGAAGAATGAAAGTCTTACCACAAAATGATCCTTGATGGTAAaggcattttcaattttcatcttTGTTCCTAAATAGTCCCCTATTTCACTCAAGGAAATAGCATACCactggaggaaaaaaaaatcagaaacgAAACAACACATTATTTTCAAGGCTTGAAATACAAAGAACAAATAGAGTCACAAGATGCAATGTAGTTTTATCATTGTACATACTtatgatatgattatttttatggtCGTTTTGGTCATGTATTATAATTCtcaccccctcctcctccccatcatcattatttcattttgcagAATATAAAACAAGTCAAAtacaatgataaatgataattgtTACAGTAACACAATAATAACACAGTAACACAAAAACACCTGGATGAGCTGCCAGGCATTGGGCAAAGTTAACCAAATAACTATAGTCCGTAGACTGCCCTAACCCATACCCCATCCAGGTGAATCCCCTGTAGTATTTTCATGTGACATAAACATAATATACATTTGCATTTAAAGTTACATATATacgaaaataaaatgttaaattacTCAGAATTTAAAAGCATAAAATCACGCAAACAAATATCTATAAATAAACTGCACTACAAAATGAGAAAGTGAATCAAAGAAAAggtatacatgcatgtatactAACCAAATATCTAAATTAAGTTTGATTGGCTTTGACATGTGAGTCAGTAGGAAATTGTATAAATtgcaatgaataataaaaaattgaagtACTGTGGTATCTTGGCAAGCAATACAGCATACATTTATTCAcgattattatttatattgcaCTAAATGTAGCAAGCTAAATACAAGCCCCGAGATTtagactgcaatgaatgaaactgttatTAGGCCTAACTgctatcatcataatcatcctcctcctcctcatcattatcatcatcattttcattaaccaccatcaccatgatcgtcatcatcatggggggcgttgtggtctagtggttacgaatcTCGCCTTTCAATGAGAGGGGTGTGGGTTCAAATCTCAGCcacggcgtgttttccttcagcaagaaatttatccacattgtgcttcactcaacccaggtgaggtgaatgggtacccggcaggattcattccttgaatgcaccaagcgcttttagcagctggagctactgtagctccagctgctaaagacGCTCATTGcattcaatggcgcactatatattaccccggctgtaacagccggggtaatatattgtgcgccattgaataggaaactagataaatcggcacctcataaatgctatatattattatcatcatcacgatcatcaccaccatcaccatcatcatcatcaccatcatcaccaccaccacgatcatcatcatcaccatcatcatcatcatcatcaccaccatcaccatgatcatcatcaccatcatcaccaccactacgatcatcaccatcaccaccaccaccacgatCACCATCACTTTTATTTTCCATGTTGTCACCTTGTGGCTAGCAAAGTTCTGATCATTTGCCTTCAGTGCCCTCTTGGCAAAGTCATGTAAATCAAAGGTCAGTTTCTTCTTCTCGTCCTTGCTTGTTCTGTCCAGTTGACCCACTGACCAACAGGCCCTGGCTAGACGCCAAAGAAGCTCATCGTGAGTGGTATCTTTGAAGCGTATCAAATGGACATACATCTCGGTTGGTTTGTTAGCACTGTAAAAACGATCTGCCTCCTCTGCTGCTGCTGCCACTTCCGGCTCAGCCATCGGCGCTGACTCTAAAAGGAAATAGCAATACTATGAATTATATTAATATCATGTTCAAAATTACACAAAACATTTTGCATAATCTGGTAGGAGGAAGGAAATTCCTCAAACTGGGGTGAATATTTGATGGATGGACACCCAACTTAGCAAGTTTaactttattttgaagaaaataatgaaagaagaaCATCTCAATCGTTCTACATCAATATTGCAAcacccattttttttacataaagcaTACTTCATATTTAAAAGAAACCTCTTCATCTTATTATTATAATCTATTACATAATCAAATAAACAACATATACAAGCAACAGGATGAGACTTAATTCTTCTACTCAGGAACACTCTGTCCCTTTTCTCCTTGACTTTTCATAACTTCTTTTGACATCAATCTCTCCTCTATAATTTCTTAAAGGCAAAgcctttctttatttcccttcaAAGTTCAATCCATATTAATTTCTTGATCTCAAATTGCTTCTTCTTTGATACCTTTGTCTACATTCCTCTGCCACTTCCCTTTCCACAGGCCCATTGCAATTCGGTGGATTCATAAtatggtgcgccatctatcggttgcagaAAACAGCGAACTTTGGGGTCGACATCTTGCACAGGTGCAGGCAGCGTATAGCGCTAGTGTACTGTGATGcttaaaaaatgagaatgatTTGGCAAAAGGGGAAAAATGATTCACCGAAAACGGTTTAAATTTGCAAAGAAATATGCggcaaatttctctcccaccCCCTGGACATTTAACAGCATATGTGAGCCGGTCGAGGCGCATCAGCCAGTGCAACATAATCACATGCATGCACTAGCAGGCAACAGATGTTGAATTTTTCCCATGAGGCACTAC from Lytechinus pictus isolate F3 Inbred chromosome 2, Lp3.0, whole genome shotgun sequence carries:
- the LOC129254311 gene encoding regulator of microtubule dynamics protein 1-like isoform X2: MTKDGPSEVSWLRFGESAPMAEPEVAAAAEEADRFYSANKPTEMYVHLIRFKDTTHDELLWRLARACWSVGQLDRTSKDEKKKLTFDLHDFAKRALKANDQNFASHKWYAISLSEIGDYLGTKMKIENAFTIKDHFVRATELNPQDATSIHLLGRWYFTFADMGWVQRKIATTVFATPPSGTYDEAIEKFLHAEKMKPNFYSKNLLWLGKTYLKKGDKTSARTYFEKALNYSKETDEDKEVVEQARLHLKSL
- the LOC129254311 gene encoding regulator of microtubule dynamics protein 1-like isoform X3 encodes the protein MGLWKGKWQRNVDKESAPMAEPEVAAAAEEADRFYSANKPTEMYVHLIRFKDTTHDELLWRLARACWSVGQLDRTSKDEKKKLTFDLHDFAKRALKANDQNFASHKWYAISLSEIGDYLGTKMKIENAFTIKDHFVRATELNPQDATSIHLLGRWYFTFADMGWVQRKIATTVFATPPSGTYDEAIEKFLHAEKMKPNFYSKNLLWLGKTYLKKGDKTSARTYFEKALNYSKETDEDKEVVEQARLHLKSL
- the LOC129254311 gene encoding regulator of microtubule dynamics protein 1-like isoform X1; this translates as MMFWIAHILFWCYTFALSSCNIKVHRPKFATLLPSRRGVKSAPMAEPEVAAAAEEADRFYSANKPTEMYVHLIRFKDTTHDELLWRLARACWSVGQLDRTSKDEKKKLTFDLHDFAKRALKANDQNFASHKWYAISLSEIGDYLGTKMKIENAFTIKDHFVRATELNPQDATSIHLLGRWYFTFADMGWVQRKIATTVFATPPSGTYDEAIEKFLHAEKMKPNFYSKNLLWLGKTYLKKGDKTSARTYFEKALNYSKETDEDKEVVEQARLHLKSL